DNA from Mesorhizobium sp. B2-1-1:
GCGGCTCCCACTGCCCTACTGCCCCTACTGCCCTACCTCATGCCCGGCCATCCGCTCCAGCGCCCTGACCAGGGCCGAGTGATCCTCCTTGGCGCCGCCATTGGCGGCGCAGGAGTTGAACAGTTGCTGGGTGGTCGACGTGTTGGGCAGGGAGACGCCGAGCGCCCTTGCCCCTTCCAGCGCAAGGTTGAGATCCTTCTGGTGCAGTTCGATGCGGAAACCCGGCGCGAAGGTGCGCCTGACCATGCGCTCACCATGGACTTCGAGGATGCGCGAGGCGGCCAACCCGCCCATCAGCGCCTGCCTGACCTTGGCGGGGTCGGCGCCGGCTTTCGAAGCAAAAACAAGCGCTTCGGCGACGGCTTCAATGGTCAGCGCGACGACGATCTGGTTGGCGACCTTGGTGGTCTGGCCGACGCCGTTCGGTCCGACCAGGGTGATGTTCTTGCCCATCTTCTCGAAAACGGGCCTGGCGCGCTCGAAGGCCTTCTCCTCGCCGCCGACCATGATGGTCAGCGATGCGGCCTTGGCTCCCACCTCGCCGCCCGAGACCGGCGCATCGAGATAGTCGCAGCCCAGTTCGTTGATTTTTTTGGCGAAGACCTTGGTCTCGATCGGTGAGATCGAGCTCATGTCGATGGCCAATTTGCCTTTGGAAAGACCTGATGCGACGCCGTTGTCGCCGAACAGCACCTCGGCCACCTGCGGTGTGTCGGGCACCATGGTGATGATGATATCGGCGGCCTTCGCCACGGCGGCATGGCCGGTGACAGTTTTCAGTCCCTTGGCCACCAGTTCGGCCTGTGGCCTGGAGCGGTGGTCGCTGGCGATCACCGTGTAGCCGGCGTCCAGCAAATGTCCCGCCATCGGCGCGCCCATGATGCCAAGGCCGATGAAGCCGATGGTTTCCATTGTGGTTCTCCGTCTTGTTGAGGTTGCGTTCCTTCACGCCCCCCTCTGGCCTGCCGGCCATCTCCCCCACAGGTGGGGAGATTGGCAGTTTCGGCGCTGGCCCCAACTTTCCCGGTTCAAAATTTGGCGAAGCCGCCGGTGACATCCAACCTCCGCCCTTGGTGGGGGAGATGGCCGACAGGCCAGAGGAGGGCGTGAAGGAACGCGAGTTCGATTTCGACAGCTAAGCCGCCGCGCTTCCCTGCCCGGCCAGTTCCCGGAACCACCCCAACCCTTGCTCAGTTCCGGCCTTCGGCTTGTATTCCGCGCCGACCCAGCCGGAATAACCAATGCGGTCGATATGCTCGTACAGGAAGGGATAGTTGATCTCGCCCGTCCCCGGCTCGTGACGGCCGGGATTGTCCGCAAGCTGGATATGCGCGATGCGGCCGAGGTTTGCCTCGATGGTACGGGCGAGATCCCCCTCCATGATCTGCATGTGGTAGATGTCGTATTGCAGGAACAGGTTCTTCGAGCCGACGCGGTCGATCAGCGCCAGCGCCTGGTCGGAATAATTGAGGAAGAAGCCTGGAATGTCGCGCGTGTTGATCGGCTCGATCAGCAATTTGATACCGGCCTGCTCCAGTTTCTCCGCCGCGAAGGCGAGGTTCTCGGCAAACACATCCTCGAGCACCTTGCGGTCGACGCCGGCGGGCGCGATGCCTGCCAGGCAATTGACCTGTGAGCAGCCGAGCGCCTGCGCGTAGGCGATCGCCTTGGCGATGCCCTGGCGGAATTCCGGCACTCGGTCCGGCAAAACGGCGATACCGCGCTCGCCCTTGCCCCAGTCGCCCGCCGGCAGGTTGAACAGCACCTGTGTCAGGCCGTTCTTCTTCAGCCGCGCGGCCACCACCTCGGGCGCATGGTCGTAGGGGCCTATATATTCAACGCCTTTGAAGCCCGCGCGGGCAGCTGCGTCAAAACGTTCGAGGAAGTCATGCTCGCCAAAGAGCATCGAAAGATTGGCTGAAAAACGCGGCATTCTTTTTGTCCTTCTTCCGTCCTAGTCGAGCATCACGATCGCTGTCGGGGCATCCTCTTGATGTTCGGCAAGGTCTTCGAATTCGGTGATCTTGTCGATCTCGGTGCCCATCGAGATATTGGTGACGCGTTCGAGGATGAATTCGAGCACTACGGGAACCTGATGCTCCTTCATCAGCCGCTGCGCCTCCTTGAAGGCACCGGCGAATTCTTCCGGTTTGCGCACCCTGACCGCCTTGCAGCCCATCGCCTCGGCAACAGCGACGTGGTCGACGCCGTAGCCGGCCTCGGGACCGTCCGATCGGTTGATGTTCTCAAAAGCAAGGCTAACCTCGTAATCCATCGAGAAGCCGCGCTGCGCCTGGCGGATCAGGCCGAGATAGGCATTGTTCACGACGACGTGGATGTAGGGCAGCCTGTGCTGCGCGCCGACCGCCAGTTCCTCGATCATGAACTGGAAGTCATAGTCGCCCGACAGCGCCACGATGGTGCGGTCGGGATCGGCGGCGCGCACGCCAAGGGCTGCCGGCAGTGTCCAGCCGAGCGGGCCGGCCTGGCCGCAATTGATCCAGTTGCGCGGCTTGTAGACATGCAGGAACTGCGCGCCGGCGATCTGCGACAGGCCGATCGTGGTGACGTAGGTGACGTCGCGCCCGAACGCCTTGTTCATCTCCTCATAGACGCGCTGCGGCTTCAGCGGCACCTGGTCGAAATGCGTCTTGCGCTTCATGGTCTTCTTGCGGCCCTGGCATTCCTTCGCCCAGCCCGACCAGTCGCGCAGTCTTCCGGCCGTTTTCCATTCGGTGGCGACGTCGAGCAGCATCTTCAGCGCAGCGCCCGCATCCGAGACGACGCCGAGATCCGGGGCAAACACACGGCCGATCTGCGTCGGCTCGATGTCGACATGGATGAACTTTTTTCCCTTGGTGTAGACATCGACCGAACCGGTGTGGCGGTTGGCCCAGCGGTTGCCGATGCCGAAGACGAAGTCGGCTTCCAGCATCGTCGCGTTGCCATAGCGGTGCGAGGTCTGCAGGCCGCACATGCCGGCCATCAGCCGATGGTCGTCGGGGATCGCGCCCCAGCCCATCAGCGTCGGGATGACGGGCACGCCGGTAATCTCGGCGAATTCTATCAGCAGGTCCGACGCATCGGCATTGATGATGCCGCCGCCGGCGACGATCAGCGGCTTTTCGGCGGCGTTGAGCATCGCCAGAGCCTTCTCGGCCTGGGCGCGCGTCATCGCCGGCTTGAACGGCGCGAGCGGCTCATAGGCGTCGATGTCGAACTCGATCTCGGCCAATTGGACGTCGACCGGCAGGTCGATCAGCACCGGTCCCGGGCGCGAAGACCTCATCAGGTGAAATGCCTTCTGAAGCGCCATCGGCACGAGATAAGGCTCCATGACGGTGACCGCCCATTTGGCGACGGGCGACGCGATGGCGGCGATGTCGACGGCCTGGAAATCCTCCTTGTTCAGCCGCGCCCGCGGCGCCTGGCCGGTGATGCAGAGGATCGGGATGGAATCGGCTGCGGCCGAGTAGAGCCCGGTGATCATGTCGGTGCCGGCCGGGCCGGACGTGCCGATGCAGAGCCCGATATTGCCTGCCTTGGCCCTGGTGAAGCCTTCGGCCATGTGCGACGCGCCCTCGACATGACGGGCCAGCACATGGCGGATCGTGCCCCTCGCCTTCAGGGCCGAGTAGAGCGGATTGATCGCCGCGCCCGGCACGCCGAAGGCGCAGGCGATGCCTTCCTTTTCGAGAACGAGAACCGCAGCATCGACAGCGCGCATCCTGGCCATTGTTCCGACCCTCCACAGGGTTGTGATTGTTGGATAACCGAGAATGTCAGCAAGCCCGCTATTTTTCAATTTTTTCAGAATATTTTTTCATTTCTAAGAAACTGCCGTTGTCATTTGATTTCCTTTCTCTTTTTGTTTTCCAAATAGTGGCAATGCAGAACGCGTGAAAAACTTTTTCATTGTCCGTTCGGGAAAATCGGGCATGATGGCGTAAATGGAAACCGCTGAAAAACGCCAGCGCGGCCGGCCGCGCGCCTTCAACGGCCCGTCGGAAGCGGCTTCGGTGCAGTCGTTGGACCGGGCCTTGCGCATTCTGGCCATCGTTGCCGAAGGCAGCGGGCTGTCGCTGAGCGAGATATCGGCTCACAGCGGCCTGGCTGCCTCCACCGCCTACCGTATGCTGACGACGCTCGAAAACCACGGCATGGTCGAGTTCGACAGTTCGGACCAGCTTTGGTCGATCGGCGTCGAGACCTATCGGATGGGCGCGGCGTTCCTGCGCCGCCGCAAGCTGGTCGACCGCGCGCGCATCGTCATGCAGGAGCTGATGGAGAAAACCGGCGAGACCGCCAATCTCGGCGTCGCCGAGGACGATTGCGTGGTGTTCGTCAGCCAGGTCGAGACGCACCAGGCAATTCGCGCCTTCTTCCGACCGGGCACGCGGAGCCCTTTTCACGCATCCGGCATCGGCAAGGCGGTGCTGGCCCATCTCGAGCCGGAGCGCGTCGGAGCCATCCTGCGCAAGGCCGGCCTGCAGCGCTTCACCGACAGGACGCTGTCCGACATCCCTGCTCTCGCGCACGATCTCGCGACGATCAAGCTGCGCGGCTGGTCGGTCGATGACGAGGAACGGCATCCAGGCATGCGCTGCGTGGCATCAGCCATCTTCAACGAATTCGGCGAGCCGATCGGCGGAGTCTCGGTGTCGGGCCCGACGGTTCGGGTGACGCCTGAACGGCTGGCCGAGATCGGCCCGCTGGTGCACAGCGCCGCGGCCGAGGTGACCAAGATGATCGGCGGCGTGCAAACCGGATGATCAACCTGCTCCGGGCAACGCGCTTCTGCTCGCAAGATCGAAGAAATCGAGCAGGATCGCCATGCCGACACCGCAGGCGGTGAAGACAAGGCCGGTGATGAAGATCCGGTTGGCGCGTTCATAGGCGCTCAGCCGCAGGCACTTTGTGTCGAGCAGAAGCGACAGTGCCCGCATCTGCAAGGCGATGCCGGCCAGGATGGGCAGCACGGCGACGAGATGATAGGTCTGCCACGGGATCGGATTGGCGGCCCAATGCGTGATGAAGCCCAGGGAAAACGCCAGCAGGATGCCGACGGCCGTGACCGTGCCGTTGCGGAAAATGATTTCGACCTGTTCCTCTTTCGGGTCCTGCTCGTCCAAGGATCACCCTCCCCATATCGCCCGCAGATCATCGCCAAAGCAGATTAGGCCTTCGGGAAATGCCTGTACATTGCCGATCGCATCGACAAAACCGAGGACTTTCAGGCATCTCATTGAAAGTCGGCTATCCAACAGGCGTGCCGCTGTCCAAGCAATAGAAAAGAGGCTCGCCTGAGCCCCTCTTCTGGTGCTGAACGGTGCTCCTCCTCTCAGAGACGGCAGTAATGGCGATAGCCGTCGTAACCGATGTAGGTGTCGGAGTCCGGATCGTAGCTCGAATAGCGATCGAAGCAGCGGCGGACGTGCCACGAGCCGCCGCCCTCGTCGACGTAGACGGTGCGGGGCTGGGCAAGCAGGCTGCCCAGGACAAAACCGCCGACGCCAGCGGCGATGCCGATGCCGATGCCATGGTGGTGGTGATGCGAATGAGCCGCCGAGGGCTGGACGGTGCCGACCAGTGCGGTGGCGGCGACAGCGGTGGCGATGAGGCCGGAAACGAGTGCGCGCTTGAACATGACGATCTCCTTGCTTCGTTTGGAGAGGCGACCCATCCGCCTCTTGATCATCTGTCGTTCGGCACAAGAAAAAGGTTCAAATCTTTTTTGAACGTGAACCAAGGAGGTCATGCTGACGGCGGCCTGCAAGGGCCTGGCTAGACATTGATGACCGTCCCATTTCGCCCAACGAAAAAGGGCGGCCGAAGCCGCCCTTTCGGGAGAATTGGGTCCCTCCATCAAAGAAAGATGATCACCTTGCCGTGCTTGTGGTGATGATGGTTGTGGTGCTTCCACCAGAACTTCTTGAAGTGCTTCTTGTGATGGTTGTGGTGGTGATGATGATGGCCGTGCATGCCGTGGGCTGACGACGTGCCGACGGTGCCGACGAGCGCGCCGGTGGCGACGAAGATGGCAACGAGGCCTGAGACGAGAGTGCGCTTGAACATGATGATCTCCTGGATCTTTTGATCGAGGCGACCCATTCGCCT
Protein-coding regions in this window:
- a CDS encoding 2-hydroxy-3-oxopropionate reductase, translating into METIGFIGLGIMGAPMAGHLLDAGYTVIASDHRSRPQAELVAKGLKTVTGHAAVAKAADIIITMVPDTPQVAEVLFGDNGVASGLSKGKLAIDMSSISPIETKVFAKKINELGCDYLDAPVSGGEVGAKAASLTIMVGGEEKAFERARPVFEKMGKNITLVGPNGVGQTTKVANQIVVALTIEAVAEALVFASKAGADPAKVRQALMGGLAASRILEVHGERMVRRTFAPGFRIELHQKDLNLALEGARALGVSLPNTSTTQQLFNSCAANGGAKEDHSALVRALERMAGHEVGQ
- the hyi gene encoding hydroxypyruvate isomerase, whose protein sequence is MPRFSANLSMLFGEHDFLERFDAAARAGFKGVEYIGPYDHAPEVVAARLKKNGLTQVLFNLPAGDWGKGERGIAVLPDRVPEFRQGIAKAIAYAQALGCSQVNCLAGIAPAGVDRKVLEDVFAENLAFAAEKLEQAGIKLLIEPINTRDIPGFFLNYSDQALALIDRVGSKNLFLQYDIYHMQIMEGDLARTIEANLGRIAHIQLADNPGRHEPGTGEINYPFLYEHIDRIGYSGWVGAEYKPKAGTEQGLGWFRELAGQGSAAA
- the gcl gene encoding glyoxylate carboligase, translated to MARMRAVDAAVLVLEKEGIACAFGVPGAAINPLYSALKARGTIRHVLARHVEGASHMAEGFTRAKAGNIGLCIGTSGPAGTDMITGLYSAAADSIPILCITGQAPRARLNKEDFQAVDIAAIASPVAKWAVTVMEPYLVPMALQKAFHLMRSSRPGPVLIDLPVDVQLAEIEFDIDAYEPLAPFKPAMTRAQAEKALAMLNAAEKPLIVAGGGIINADASDLLIEFAEITGVPVIPTLMGWGAIPDDHRLMAGMCGLQTSHRYGNATMLEADFVFGIGNRWANRHTGSVDVYTKGKKFIHVDIEPTQIGRVFAPDLGVVSDAGAALKMLLDVATEWKTAGRLRDWSGWAKECQGRKKTMKRKTHFDQVPLKPQRVYEEMNKAFGRDVTYVTTIGLSQIAGAQFLHVYKPRNWINCGQAGPLGWTLPAALGVRAADPDRTIVALSGDYDFQFMIEELAVGAQHRLPYIHVVVNNAYLGLIRQAQRGFSMDYEVSLAFENINRSDGPEAGYGVDHVAVAEAMGCKAVRVRKPEEFAGAFKEAQRLMKEHQVPVVLEFILERVTNISMGTEIDKITEFEDLAEHQEDAPTAIVMLD
- the bhcR gene encoding HTH-type transcriptional regulator BhcR, whose translation is METAEKRQRGRPRAFNGPSEAASVQSLDRALRILAIVAEGSGLSLSEISAHSGLAASTAYRMLTTLENHGMVEFDSSDQLWSIGVETYRMGAAFLRRRKLVDRARIVMQELMEKTGETANLGVAEDDCVVFVSQVETHQAIRAFFRPGTRSPFHASGIGKAVLAHLEPERVGAILRKAGLQRFTDRTLSDIPALAHDLATIKLRGWSVDDEERHPGMRCVASAIFNEFGEPIGGVSVSGPTVRVTPERLAEIGPLVHSAAAEVTKMIGGVQTG
- a CDS encoding BA14K family protein, with protein sequence MFKRALVSGLIATAVAATALVGTVQPSAAHSHHHHHGIGIGIAAGVGGFVLGSLLAQPRTVYVDEGGGSWHVRRCFDRYSSYDPDSDTYIGYDGYRHYCRL